In one window of Bacteroidota bacterium DNA:
- a CDS encoding lipase family protein: MQPNFNLTEAQQMLALSYAADLLGPRKNPDGKGFTTLKPANNRNNPLPNDNGTEYPYPVDPIWPAGWTPGFPVFDTLLFNVWHRSILQAAPANIPPIIANLKFGSNNVIVTYNESLDAYAVAFAGTENLTGALEDVTFVPVPAGPLDYSFYNSSATYIVNPDYYNQPADPKQPAVVQPYMHFGFRVAVEEYTVKASNGSLHNLIEAFQALGKTSINLFVTGHSLGAAMAGVFSAWVQAGGLQAAGITTVNLKTYTFASPKWANDALANNFDNGLTKNNMIYRVVNNLDTVPQIPPTIEWLNDLNNPSMIKALLPLKPPAFLEDLANKLKEIFPNGYPNLNYVHVGNAYVVQGEFPVVYEGSTLPASLFPGSGNADAPTNSLLQEWWQHWPFVYYNAMTNATATRARA; the protein is encoded by the coding sequence ATGCAACCGAATTTTAACTTAACGGAAGCGCAACAAATGCTGGCGCTATCCTATGCTGCCGATTTACTTGGCCCTCGCAAAAATCCCGACGGCAAAGGTTTTACTACTTTAAAACCTGCTAACAACCGTAACAACCCTCTTCCTAATGACAACGGAACGGAATATCCCTACCCTGTTGACCCTATTTGGCCTGCAGGATGGACACCCGGCTTCCCTGTTTTCGACACACTGTTATTTAATGTATGGCATCGTTCAATTTTACAAGCTGCTCCGGCAAACATCCCTCCTATTATTGCTAACCTTAAGTTTGGCTCTAATAATGTTATTGTTACCTACAATGAATCATTAGATGCTTATGCTGTAGCCTTTGCAGGAACCGAAAACCTAACCGGTGCGTTGGAAGATGTAACCTTCGTTCCAGTGCCTGCCGGCCCACTTGATTACTCGTTTTATAACAGCTCGGCTACATACATTGTAAACCCTGATTATTACAACCAACCTGCCGACCCTAAACAACCTGCTGTAGTACAACCGTATATGCACTTTGGTTTCCGTGTAGCTGTTGAAGAATATACTGTAAAAGCTTCTAACGGCTCTTTACACAACCTTATTGAGGCTTTTCAGGCATTGGGTAAAACCAGTATCAATTTGTTTGTAACAGGACACAGCTTAGGGGCTGCAATGGCCGGTGTATTCTCTGCTTGGGTACAAGCCGGAGGTTTGCAAGCGGCAGGTATTACCACCGTAAACCTTAAAACATACACGTTCGCCTCACCAAAGTGGGCTAACGATGCGCTTGCCAATAACTTTGATAACGGTCTAACTAAAAACAACATGATTTACCGTGTGGTAAACAACTTGGATACCGTTCCTCAAATCCCACCAACTATTGAGTGGTTGAATGATTTGAACAACCCAAGTATGATTAAAGCATTGTTGCCTTTGAAACCTCCGGCGTTTTTAGAAGATTTGGCAAACAAACTAAAAGAGATATTCCCCAACGGGTACCCTAACCTTAACTACGTTCACGTGGGTAATGCATATGTGGTACAAGGAGAGTTCCCTGTAGTTTATGAGGGAAGCACTTTACCCGCAAGCCTTTTCCCCGGCAGCGGAAATGCAGATGCCCCTACCAACTCACTATTACAAGAATGGTGGCAACATTGGCCGTTTGTTTACTACAACGCTATGACAAACGCAACAGCAACAAGGGCTAGGGCGTAA
- a CDS encoding TCR/Tet family MFS transporter, which produces METIQSNNPKRAASMGFIFATVLIDVIGFGIIIPIIPDLLKELTGKEVNEASGVGGLLMASFALMQFLCSPIMGALSDKYGRRPVLLLSLLGLGVDYLLSAFAPTVAWLFAGRILAGLFGASFTTANAYIADISTNENRAQNFGMVGVAFGVGFIIGPALGGELGERFGTRMPFYVAAGLSFINLLYGYFILPESLPKDKRREFSLAKSNPFSTLYNLKKFPVLKSLLFAFLCIYVAAHAVQSNWTFYTSYRFTWSKETIGRSLAVVGILVAFVQGGLIRIILPKWGLKTSIFVGFILYGLGLVGFGFANASWMMFAFLAPYCLGGIAGPALQSVVSGQVPLNEQGELQGTLTSLMSLSAIIGPLLMNGVFHYFTGKETPFVFPGAAFILGAILTFISTVLLIKPLRKYATPAPKE; this is translated from the coding sequence ATGGAAACAATTCAAAGTAACAACCCTAAACGAGCAGCATCGATGGGGTTTATTTTTGCAACCGTACTAATTGATGTAATCGGTTTTGGCATTATCATCCCTATTATCCCTGATTTATTAAAAGAACTTACCGGCAAAGAAGTGAACGAAGCTTCGGGTGTTGGCGGTTTGTTGATGGCTTCTTTTGCATTAATGCAATTTTTATGTTCACCTATAATGGGTGCACTTAGCGACAAATATGGCCGCAGGCCTGTTTTGCTGCTTTCTTTATTAGGACTTGGAGTAGATTATTTACTAAGTGCTTTTGCACCAACGGTAGCGTGGCTGTTTGCTGGCCGTATTTTGGCTGGGCTTTTTGGAGCCAGCTTCACTACTGCCAATGCTTACATAGCTGATATAAGCACCAATGAAAACCGAGCGCAAAACTTTGGAATGGTGGGCGTTGCATTTGGTGTAGGCTTTATTATTGGCCCTGCATTGGGCGGAGAACTTGGCGAACGTTTCGGGACAAGGATGCCTTTTTATGTAGCGGCAGGTTTAAGCTTTATTAATTTGCTGTACGGATACTTTATCCTACCCGAATCATTACCTAAAGACAAGCGCCGGGAGTTTAGTCTTGCAAAATCAAACCCTTTTAGCACACTATACAATCTTAAAAAGTTCCCTGTACTAAAGAGCCTTTTGTTTGCCTTTTTGTGCATTTATGTTGCAGCCCATGCAGTGCAATCTAACTGGACGTTTTATACCAGCTACCGTTTCACATGGTCAAAAGAGACTATAGGCCGTTCATTGGCCGTGGTTGGTATTTTGGTTGCCTTTGTACAAGGCGGATTGATACGGATTATACTTCCTAAATGGGGACTTAAAACCAGCATTTTTGTTGGGTTTATTCTATACGGTCTTGGATTAGTTGGTTTTGGCTTTGCCAATGCCAGTTGGATGATGTTTGCCTTTTTGGCTCCGTATTGTTTGGGAGGAATTGCAGGTCCCGCCTTGCAAAGTGTGGTAAGCGGCCAAGTGCCTCTTAACGAACAAGGTGAACTACAAGGCACACTTACTTCGCTAATGAGTTTATCGGCTATTATCGGCCCTTTACTTATGAACGGAGTGTTCCATTACTTCACCGGAAAAGAAACTCCTTTTGTTTTTCCTGGCGCGGCCTTTATTCTTGGTGCAATACTAACTTTTATAAGTACTGTATTATTAATAAAGCCTTTACGTAAGTACGCCACCCCTGCTCCTAAAGAATAA